A genomic region of Dreissena polymorpha isolate Duluth1 chromosome 4, UMN_Dpol_1.0, whole genome shotgun sequence contains the following coding sequences:
- the LOC127879987 gene encoding uncharacterized protein LOC127879987 isoform X1 → MSPAVMMLRGALCIFVLVATVYCLPTEIEAKSKCGSSFKLTLNEDYRLISKAVVDTNDTCTIKFTSVTKGDCKGTCYMFDHYAEITDENVILNVGKKSYQKGSDFSNEPTCIDDVTVDVALIHAAGFTYNETYPNYKFKLNVYNKCGPKGKIVSLTFEEATREVDGYHHGKERESREKNQYIVGILTGFGLALCFLILLGLTHCYKGKGTNSGSSRSALPTHPDKVAAKPLMSGQDGYAARKGVQTDA, encoded by the exons ATGTCTCCAGCTGTTATGATGTTGCGGGGAGCGCTTTGTATCTTTGTCTTGGTGGCTACGGTCTACTGCTTGC CGACTGAAATTGAGGCCAAATCCAAATGCGGATCCTCTTTCAAGCTGACGCTAAACGAAGATTATCGCCTGATCAGTAAAGCTGTCGTGGACACGAATGACACTTGTACGATCAAGTTCACTTCGGTTACCAAGGGAGACTGTAAGGGCACGTGCTACATGTTCGACCATTATGCTGAGATAACGGACGAAAATGTGATATTGAACGTGGGCAAAAAG AGTTATCAGAAAGGAAGCGATTTCTCGAACGAGCCCACGTGCATTGATGACGTCACTGTCGACGTAGCGTTGATACACGCGGCGGGATTCACGTACAACGAGACATACCCAAACTACAAGTTCAAGTTGAACGTCTACAACAAGTGCGGACCGAAGGGCAAAATTGTAAGCCTGACTTTTGAAGAGGCAACTAGGGAAGTTGATG GTTACCACCACGGCAAAGAAAGAGAGTCGCGCGAAAAGAACCAGTATATTGTGGGAATTCTGACCGGATTTGGGCTCGCTCTGTGCTTCTTGATCCTGCTGGGACTCACCCACTGCTACAAAGGCAAGGGCACCAACAGCGGCTCCAGCCGCAGCGCGCTCCCCACAC ATCCAGACAAAGTGGCAGCTAAACCTCTGATGTCGGGCCAGGACGGATACGCAGCCAGGAAAG GAGTTCAGACAGACGCATAA
- the LOC127879987 gene encoding uncharacterized protein LOC127879987 isoform X2 yields MSPAVMMLRGALCIFVLVATVYCLPTEIEAKSKCGSSFKLTLNEDYRLISKAVVDTNDTCTIKFTSVTKGDCKGTCYMFDHYAEITDENVILNVGKKSYQKGSDFSNEPTCIDDVTVDVALIHAAGFTYNETYPNYKFKLNVYNKCGPKGKIVSLTFEEATREVDGYHHGKERESREKNQYIVGILTGFGLALCFLILLGLTHCYKGKGTNSGSSRSALPTHPDKVAAKPLMSGQDGYAARKA; encoded by the exons ATGTCTCCAGCTGTTATGATGTTGCGGGGAGCGCTTTGTATCTTTGTCTTGGTGGCTACGGTCTACTGCTTGC CGACTGAAATTGAGGCCAAATCCAAATGCGGATCCTCTTTCAAGCTGACGCTAAACGAAGATTATCGCCTGATCAGTAAAGCTGTCGTGGACACGAATGACACTTGTACGATCAAGTTCACTTCGGTTACCAAGGGAGACTGTAAGGGCACGTGCTACATGTTCGACCATTATGCTGAGATAACGGACGAAAATGTGATATTGAACGTGGGCAAAAAG AGTTATCAGAAAGGAAGCGATTTCTCGAACGAGCCCACGTGCATTGATGACGTCACTGTCGACGTAGCGTTGATACACGCGGCGGGATTCACGTACAACGAGACATACCCAAACTACAAGTTCAAGTTGAACGTCTACAACAAGTGCGGACCGAAGGGCAAAATTGTAAGCCTGACTTTTGAAGAGGCAACTAGGGAAGTTGATG GTTACCACCACGGCAAAGAAAGAGAGTCGCGCGAAAAGAACCAGTATATTGTGGGAATTCTGACCGGATTTGGGCTCGCTCTGTGCTTCTTGATCCTGCTGGGACTCACCCACTGCTACAAAGGCAAGGGCACCAACAGCGGCTCCAGCCGCAGCGCGCTCCCCACAC ATCCAGACAAAGTGGCAGCTAAACCTCTGATGTCGGGCCAGGACGGATACGCAGCCAGGAAAG CATAA